A portion of the Chiloscyllium punctatum isolate Juve2018m chromosome 5, sChiPun1.3, whole genome shotgun sequence genome contains these proteins:
- the LOC140476957 gene encoding uncharacterized protein, translated as MQLCCTYITVIEAESGGSSPTDKQEKIRIIETRNLEKTFEIETGYGEANAWMEWVKYTVRSMKKSDCYACRSARPNPQVVPFPLGWEKHPRAMDCMIRLYQDREAWNDPTCRPLSLKFPPVRSEGAPRPPSFSGVTGTHQACVSRTGLQWDDDVGTFDKCSGSIRLVNETTGGGNYSHIHVPRADLWWYCGGRVLRPTLPQKWTGTCAIVQLAIPFTLAFEKQEQPRSSGRTERALETSFDDNIYLDAIGVPRGVPDEYKARNQIAAGFESSLFWWVTINKNVDWINYIYYNQQRFINYTRDAVKGIAEQLDATSRMAWENRLALDMMLAEKGGVCVMIGTQCCTFIPNNTAPDGSITRALDGLTTLADELAENSGIDSGLTDWLEAWFGKWTGVIVPFLVSCIVVAGVLTALGCCVIPCVRGLTQRLIETALTKKDVPYGQVERINLEMEQRESLLGGGSIREGQFDEQARELLNALEKKLTVEKLQAVRKDTGDL; from the coding sequence atgcagctgtgctgcacgtatatcacggtcattgaagctgagtctgggggctcatcccccactgataagcaggaaaagattagaataattgaaacgaggaatttggaaaagacctttgaaatagaaacgggatacggggaggcaaatgcctggatggaatgggtcaaatatactgtgaggagcatgaaaaagagtgattgctacgcatgcaggagtgcccgccctaaccctcaggtggtcccattcccgttgggatgggagaaacacccacgagccatggactgcatgataaggctgtaccaggaccgagaggcctggaacgaccccacttgtcgacccttgagtttgaagtttccccccgtcaggtctgagggggcgccccgcccgccatcattctcaggggtaacgggtacgcaccaggcctgcgtctctcggacgggactacagtgggacgacgatgtggggacatttgacaagtgcagtggatcaattcggctggtcaatgaaactaccgggggcgggaattactcccacattcatgtgcctcgggcagacctctggtggtactgtggtgggagggttctgcgaccgaccctgccccaaaaatggacgggcacttgtgcaatcgttcaattggccatcccattcaccctggcattcgaaaaacaagagcaaccccgttctagtggaagaactgagagagctttggagacctctttcgatgataacatatatttagatgccataggggtccccaggggtgttcctgacgaatacaaggcgaggaaccagatagcggcgggttttgagtcgtcactgttctggtgggtgaccatcaataagaatgtggattggattaattatatttactacaatcagcagaggttcattaattatacccgggatgcagtgaaaggaatagcagaacaactggacgccactagtaggatggcgtgggaaaataggttggccttagacatgatgttggcagagaaggggggtgtttgtgtcatgataggcactcagtgctgcactttcatccccaacaacacagcccctgatgggtccatcacccgcgccctggatggactcaccacattggcggacgaactggccgaaaactcgggcatcgactctggcctcacggactggttggaagcttggttcggtaaatggacgggggtgatcgttccctttcttgtctcatgtatagtggtggcaggggtactcactgcccttgggtgttgcgttattccctgtgtccggggattaactcaacgactgatcgaaaccgcccttactaagaaggatgttccctatgggcaggttgaacgaataaatctcgagatggaacaacgtgaatccctcttgggcgggggtagtattagagaagggcagtttgatgaacaagctcgggagttattaaatgccctggagaagaaacttacggttgaaaaattacaggccgtaagaaaagacacgggggatttgtag